Proteins encoded together in one Scytonema millei VB511283 window:
- a CDS encoding CmpA/NrtA family ABC transporter substrate-binding protein produces MTEFSRRKFIITAGASAVGSVFLKGCLGNPPDSVTGTQVQQVAAVNVSPEQAPETTRVKLGYIPIVEAAPIVIAKEKGFFAKYGMTDVDVSKQASWGSMRDNTEIGAAGGGVDGGQYQMPMPHLITEGRITKGNKPIPMYVLAQLNTQGNGIAIAEKHRGKGIELELAKGGKNLFGQLKSANTPFTAAYTFAQVNQDFWIRYWLAAGGVNPDSDVKLIPVPAAQTVANMKTGTMDAFSTGDPWPYRIVKDKIGFLAMLTADMWEFHPEEYLALRADWVDKHPKATKALLKGIMEAQQWLDNFDNREEAAKILGGRNYFNLPSEILAGPFAGKYDMGEGRTVDDRNKAVLYWKDPRGSVSYPYKSHDLWFLTESVRWGFLPADSLTKAKALIDKVNREDLWKEAAKELGVAAADIPTSTSRGVETFFDGVKFDPENPTAYLKSLKIKKA; encoded by the coding sequence ATGACAGAGTTTTCTCGCCGGAAATTTATCATAACTGCTGGTGCTTCTGCGGTTGGTTCAGTGTTTCTGAAAGGTTGTTTGGGGAATCCACCAGATTCCGTGACTGGGACTCAGGTGCAACAAGTTGCAGCAGTGAATGTTAGTCCCGAACAAGCACCAGAAACAACAAGAGTCAAGCTGGGATATATCCCCATTGTTGAAGCAGCACCTATAGTAATTGCTAAAGAAAAAGGCTTCTTTGCGAAGTATGGCATGACCGATGTAGATGTTTCCAAACAAGCCTCTTGGGGTTCGATGCGAGACAATACAGAAATTGGTGCAGCTGGTGGTGGTGTTGATGGCGGACAATATCAAATGCCGATGCCGCATCTAATTACAGAAGGGCGGATCACCAAAGGCAACAAGCCGATTCCAATGTATGTGTTAGCGCAATTAAACACGCAAGGAAATGGCATTGCGATCGCTGAGAAACACCGAGGAAAAGGAATAGAACTAGAACTAGCCAAAGGTGGCAAAAACCTATTCGGTCAACTCAAATCAGCCAATACTCCTTTCACCGCTGCCTATACATTTGCTCAAGTCAACCAAGATTTTTGGATTCGCTACTGGCTAGCTGCTGGCGGTGTCAACCCTGATAGCGATGTCAAATTAATCCCCGTACCAGCCGCCCAAACTGTTGCCAACATGAAAACAGGCACGATGGATGCTTTTAGTACGGGCGACCCCTGGCCCTACCGCATTGTCAAAGATAAAATCGGTTTCTTGGCAATGCTAACCGCAGACATGTGGGAGTTTCACCCAGAAGAATATCTTGCATTGCGAGCAGATTGGGTTGACAAACATCCCAAAGCAACCAAGGCGCTACTCAAAGGCATCATGGAAGCGCAACAGTGGTTAGATAACTTCGACAACCGTGAAGAAGCCGCCAAAATCCTCGGCGGACGGAACTACTTCAACTTGCCGTCTGAAATTCTCGCCGGACCCTTTGCAGGTAAATACGACATGGGTGAAGGTCGGACAGTTGACGATCGCAACAAAGCCGTACTTTACTGGAAAGATCCCAGAGGTAGCGTTTCCTATCCCTACAAGAGTCACGACCTTTGGTTCTTAACAGAAAGCGTCCGCTGGGGCTTTTTACCAGCAGACAGCCTAACAAAGGCTAAAGCATTAATCGATAAAGTCAACCGCGAAGACTTGTGGAAAGAAGCAGCCAAAGAATTAGGCGTTGCAGCTGCCGATATTCCCACCAGTACATCCCGTGGTGTCGAGACATTTTTCGATGGAGTCAAGTTTGACCCAGAAAATCCCACGGCTTACTTGAAGAGTTTGAAGATCAAAAAAGCCTAA
- the ntrB gene encoding nitrate ABC transporter permease, producing the protein MTTYSPRRRASTDNSFLAGLQKRLPDILPPVIAIAIFLAIWQLFSLTPGATLPGPIKVIQDTWILIFWPFYDRGGTDKGLFWQIWASLQRVAISYTLAAIVGIGLGILIGTSKVMSKALDPLFQLLRTVPPLAWVPISLAALRQNEPAALFVIFITAIWPILINTAVGVKEIPSDYNNVAKVLQLTKKEYFFNILIPAALPYIFTGLRIAIGLAWLAIIAAEIVMSGIVGIGFFIWEAYQNNNVSEVILALIYIGIVGLLLDKLMAWIQTLILPAEQK; encoded by the coding sequence ATGACTACATATTCTCCTAGAAGACGGGCTAGCACAGATAATAGCTTTTTAGCAGGCTTGCAAAAAAGACTGCCGGATATTTTACCTCCAGTTATTGCGATCGCCATCTTTTTAGCAATTTGGCAACTCTTTTCTCTCACGCCAGGAGCCACATTACCTGGACCTATAAAAGTCATTCAAGACACTTGGATATTAATTTTCTGGCCCTTCTACGACCGAGGTGGCACGGATAAAGGCTTATTTTGGCAGATCTGGGCGAGCTTGCAACGGGTAGCAATCAGTTATACCCTAGCGGCAATTGTGGGAATTGGTTTGGGCATCTTAATTGGTACGTCGAAAGTGATGTCCAAAGCACTAGACCCACTCTTCCAATTACTCAGAACAGTGCCACCTCTAGCTTGGGTTCCCATCTCTTTAGCTGCCCTCAGACAAAACGAACCCGCTGCCTTATTCGTTATCTTCATCACGGCAATTTGGCCCATTTTGATCAATACGGCAGTAGGAGTCAAAGAAATTCCCAGCGATTACAACAACGTCGCCAAAGTACTGCAATTAACTAAAAAAGAATACTTCTTCAACATTCTCATCCCTGCGGCACTACCCTACATTTTCACAGGTCTGCGAATTGCGATCGGTCTAGCTTGGTTGGCAATTATCGCTGCTGAAATCGTCATGTCCGGTATCGTTGGCATTGGTTTCTTCATCTGGGAAGCTTATCAAAACAACAACGTCAGCGAAGTTATTCTTGCCCTAATTTACATCGGTATAGTTGGTCTATTACTCGACAAACTCATGGCTTGGATACAAACGCTGATCTTGCCAGCAGAACAAAAATAG
- a CDS encoding ABC transporter ATP-binding/substrate-binding protein (This model describes the ATP binding subunits of ATP-binding cassette (ABC) transporters for nitrate transport, or for bicarbonate transport, in bacteria and archaea.), which produces MSVFVAVDQIDKVFNLVGGGQYIALKGIDLQIKKGEFVSLIGHSGCGKSTLLNMIAGLDLPSEGIVTLEGQRITKPGPDRMVVFQNYSLLPWRTVRENIALAVDAVMKGAPAGERRAIVEKHIDMVGLRPHADKPPTMLSGGQKQRVAIARALSLRPKLLLLDEPFGALDALTRGNLQEQLMQICQENQVTAVMVTHDVDEAVLLSDRIVMLTNGPESKIGGILEVDIPRPRKRMQVVEHPSYYSLRSEMIYFLNQQKRVKQIRARKKTAVTRHGLEKVNLEIGFVPLTACAPLAIAQEKGFFAKHGLDEVTLVRETSWRGIVDGIAGGYIDAAQMPSGMPMWLTLGGHEDKPIPTVTALTMTRNGNAITLSKRFYDQGVYNLTDFKQHLLRTRDQRHTMGVVHPSSMHSVLLRYWLAAGGIDPDLDVDVHTIPPAQMVADLKAGSIDGFCVGEPWNYRAAEEGIGFTAATDLEIWLGHPGKVLGVREEWAAAYPNTHIALVKALLEACYYCSLPENAEEIRQILARREYVSTSVDYIQLLDPDSSSCDLSSPMREYAHHQFFSEAAINRPSRTEQTWIVTQLARWGHTPFPRNWVEIIERICRVGVFSTAARELGLDVSYTRQPLKLFDGTVFNADDPLGYLNSLAIKRDFSVAEVILDAPIRRAA; this is translated from the coding sequence ATGTCTGTATTCGTTGCTGTTGACCAAATAGATAAGGTTTTCAATCTCGTCGGTGGGGGACAATACATTGCCCTCAAAGGCATTGACCTTCAGATTAAAAAGGGTGAGTTTGTATCGCTGATCGGTCACTCTGGCTGCGGTAAATCGACGCTACTCAACATGATTGCAGGGCTAGACTTACCTAGTGAGGGAATTGTCACCCTAGAAGGACAAAGAATCACCAAGCCAGGTCCAGATCGGATGGTGGTGTTTCAAAATTACTCCCTTCTACCTTGGCGGACGGTACGGGAAAACATTGCCCTGGCTGTAGATGCCGTCATGAAGGGCGCACCTGCGGGAGAACGCCGCGCCATTGTCGAAAAGCACATCGATATGGTGGGTTTGCGTCCCCATGCCGATAAGCCGCCAACAATGCTATCGGGCGGACAAAAACAACGGGTAGCGATCGCCCGTGCCTTATCGCTGCGTCCGAAGTTGCTGTTACTCGACGAACCCTTTGGCGCGTTAGATGCGCTGACGCGAGGTAACTTGCAAGAACAGCTGATGCAAATTTGCCAAGAAAACCAAGTCACAGCCGTAATGGTGACGCACGACGTAGACGAAGCCGTATTGCTGAGCGATCGCATCGTCATGTTAACCAACGGACCCGAATCGAAAATTGGTGGCATTTTAGAAGTAGATATCCCCAGACCCCGTAAGCGGATGCAGGTTGTAGAACATCCCAGCTATTACAGTCTGCGGAGCGAAATGATCTACTTTTTAAACCAGCAAAAACGAGTTAAGCAAATTCGGGCGCGGAAAAAGACCGCTGTTACCCGTCACGGGTTGGAAAAAGTCAATTTGGAAATTGGCTTCGTTCCCTTAACCGCTTGCGCACCACTGGCGATCGCTCAAGAAAAAGGTTTCTTTGCCAAGCATGGCTTAGATGAAGTTACTCTAGTACGGGAAACCAGCTGGCGCGGGATTGTCGATGGAATTGCAGGCGGTTACATCGATGCTGCCCAAATGCCTTCGGGGATGCCCATGTGGTTGACTTTGGGGGGTCACGAGGACAAACCCATACCTACGGTGACTGCCTTAACCATGACTCGTAATGGCAACGCCATCACCTTATCAAAACGCTTTTACGACCAAGGAGTTTACAACCTCACCGACTTCAAACAGCACTTGCTGCGTACCCGCGACCAGCGGCATACGATGGGGGTCGTACATCCTTCCTCAATGCACAGCGTCCTCTTGCGCTACTGGCTAGCCGCAGGTGGTATCGACCCCGATTTAGATGTTGACGTTCACACCATTCCCCCAGCCCAAATGGTTGCCGACCTCAAAGCGGGTAGTATCGATGGATTCTGCGTTGGCGAACCTTGGAACTACCGCGCTGCTGAAGAAGGAATTGGCTTTACCGCTGCTACCGATTTAGAAATTTGGCTGGGACACCCAGGAAAAGTTTTGGGCGTGCGAGAAGAATGGGCAGCCGCCTATCCTAACACGCATATTGCTTTGGTCAAAGCACTTTTAGAAGCTTGCTACTATTGCTCTTTGCCAGAAAATGCTGAAGAAATTCGTCAAATTTTGGCACGACGGGAATATGTCAGCACCAGCGTCGATTATATTCAGTTGCTAGACCCCGATAGCAGCAGTTGCGATCTGAGTAGTCCCATGCGGGAGTATGCTCACCACCAATTCTTTTCTGAAGCTGCAATCAATCGCCCCAGCCGTACGGAACAAACTTGGATCGTGACTCAACTAGCACGCTGGGGTCACACTCCCTTCCCCAGAAATTGGGTAGAAATTATCGAACGGATCTGTCGTGTTGGAGTCTTCAGCACAGCTGCCAGAGAACTCGGCTTAGATGTCAGCTACACCCGCCAGCCGCTCAAACTCTTTGACGGGACTGTATTTAATGCCGACGACCCACTCGGCTATCTCAACAGTCTAGCGATCAAACGCGACTTCTCCGTAGCCGAAGTCATTCTCGACGCACCAATCCGCAGAGCAGCGTAG
- a CDS encoding nitrate ABC transporter ATP-binding protein (This model describes the ATP binding subunits of ATP-binding cassette (ABC) transporters for nitrate transport, or for bicarbonate transport, in bacteria and archaea.) codes for MNNAFAYTDIARNRLGKPLSTVQSNRQAFVQIKDVCKVYPTKNGPFTVLDGVNLSVYEGEFICVIGHSGCGKSTLLNMVSGFAHPTTGDVLVDGSPVTKPGPDRMVVFQNYALLPWRTAFENVYLAVNAVHPSKPEAEKRAIVREHLAMVGLAEAADKKPPQLSGGMKQRVSIARALAIRPKVMILDEPFGALDAITKEELQEELLKIWNDHKCTVLMITHDIDEALFLADRLVMMTNGPHAKIGEVLDIPFARPRDRARIMEDPQYYQLRNYALDFLYNRFAHDDVG; via the coding sequence ATGAACAACGCTTTTGCTTATACAGACATCGCCAGAAATCGTTTAGGCAAGCCACTTTCTACAGTGCAGTCTAATCGCCAGGCTTTCGTACAGATTAAGGACGTTTGTAAAGTCTATCCCACCAAAAACGGTCCCTTCACCGTCCTTGATGGGGTGAATCTCAGTGTTTATGAAGGGGAGTTTATTTGCGTGATCGGTCACTCCGGTTGCGGTAAGAGTACGCTGTTGAATATGGTGTCTGGTTTTGCTCATCCAACTACGGGTGATGTTTTAGTTGATGGTAGTCCCGTAACTAAACCAGGTCCAGACCGGATGGTGGTGTTTCAAAACTACGCCTTGCTACCTTGGCGGACTGCGTTTGAAAATGTCTATTTGGCAGTGAATGCCGTACATCCCAGCAAGCCAGAAGCAGAAAAGCGGGCGATCGTGCGGGAACATTTGGCAATGGTCGGACTGGCGGAAGCCGCAGATAAGAAGCCACCGCAACTATCTGGGGGGATGAAACAGCGGGTTTCGATCGCCCGTGCTTTGGCAATTCGTCCCAAGGTGATGATTTTAGACGAACCTTTCGGGGCGTTGGATGCAATTACCAAAGAGGAGTTGCAGGAAGAGTTGCTGAAAATCTGGAACGACCATAAATGCACCGTGTTAATGATCACCCACGATATTGACGAGGCGCTATTCTTAGCCGATCGCCTGGTAATGATGACCAATGGACCTCACGCTAAAATTGGCGAGGTTTTGGATATTCCTTTCGCCCGTCCCCGCGATCGCGCTCGCATTATGGAAGATCCGCAATACTATCAACTCCGCAACTATGCTTTAGACTTCCTCTACAATCGTTTCGCCCACGACGATGTAGGTTAG